The Kordia sp. SMS9 genome window below encodes:
- a CDS encoding substrate-binding domain-containing protein, giving the protein MNKTVSNLIIGIISSLIATILLTFFSSKFVSYSFEIPVWFLVVLILILTFTITLIAVYFIKRPKNVFLLLSQSIHKPFFGILTDNIIIELESRNINVIVMPPLRSLSVESQHKWLSKILNEKSLYSAGFMVANVDPDRKKVFKNFCKKFKKPIIFLDSQPPFDLRDYNDKSIFVGVDHSFGGEMAAKGMIYEFEKLRKKTFNVLVIATRIVPERQNSFKEYFDKNKTKVNVKVIDTGDFSRESGRNIYKQFLVDNNPLDYQGIFCTNDEMALGVLECINEFKNFPKDKVILIGYDGIEEAISTINNLETPFKNTVSQDTKKLSEIAVEKFINIKSSNFSKSKHLIRPKLYKSIE; this is encoded by the coding sequence ATGAATAAAACTGTATCAAATCTAATTATTGGAATAATCAGTAGTTTAATCGCAACAATCTTATTGACTTTTTTTTCTTCAAAATTTGTTTCTTATTCATTTGAAATCCCTGTTTGGTTTTTAGTGGTACTAATCTTAATTTTAACCTTTACAATTACACTAATTGCTGTTTATTTTATTAAACGTCCAAAGAATGTCTTTTTACTATTATCCCAATCTATTCATAAACCTTTCTTTGGTATACTTACAGATAATATAATTATTGAATTGGAGTCTAGAAATATTAACGTTATTGTTATGCCTCCTTTAAGATCTTTATCTGTCGAAAGTCAGCATAAATGGTTAAGTAAAATTTTAAATGAAAAGTCTCTTTATTCCGCAGGGTTTATGGTAGCAAATGTTGATCCTGACAGAAAAAAAGTTTTTAAAAATTTTTGTAAAAAATTTAAAAAACCAATAATATTTTTAGATTCACAACCTCCTTTTGACTTACGTGATTATAATGATAAAAGTATATTTGTTGGAGTTGATCATAGTTTTGGAGGAGAAATGGCTGCTAAAGGAATGATTTACGAATTCGAGAAATTAAGAAAAAAAACTTTCAACGTTTTGGTAATCGCAACTAGGATTGTACCTGAAAGACAAAACTCTTTCAAAGAGTATTTTGATAAGAATAAAACTAAAGTTAACGTTAAGGTTATTGATACTGGTGATTTCTCAAGAGAAAGTGGGCGTAATATTTATAAACAATTTTTAGTTGATAATAATCCTTTAGACTATCAGGGTATTTTTTGTACTAATGATGAAATGGCTCTTGGAGTATTAGAATGTATTAATGAATTTAAAAATTTCCCTAAAGACAAGGTGATTTTAATTGGTTATGACGGAATTGAAGAAGCTATTTCAACTATTAATAATTTAGAAACTCCATTTAAGAATACAGTTAGTCAAGACACAAAAAAACTTTCAGAAATAGCCGTTGAAAAATTCATCAATATAAAATCAAGTAATTTCTCTAAATCCAAACATCTAATCAGGCCAAAACTTTATAAAAGTATTGAATAA
- a CDS encoding 5-formyltetrahydrofolate cyclo-ligase: MSKSALRKQYKTMRNQLSDEQVDDFSMAIANNLLRLPIWEKQYYHLFLTIAEQKEVDTEFILNILLGKDKDVILSKSNFEDHSLTHFLLTDNTVIKKNAYNIPEPVDGIEVPSTKIDVVFVPLLAYDINGHRIGYGKGFYDRFLAECKDDVIKIGLSFFPPETTEFSTDSTDIQLDFCVTPERFFEF, from the coding sequence ATGTCAAAATCTGCCTTACGGAAGCAATATAAAACGATGCGAAATCAACTTTCTGATGAACAGGTTGATGATTTTAGCATGGCGATTGCCAATAATTTGTTGCGACTTCCGATTTGGGAAAAACAGTATTATCATTTGTTTCTCACGATTGCCGAACAGAAAGAGGTTGATACCGAGTTTATTTTGAATATTCTTTTAGGGAAAGATAAAGATGTTATCCTTTCTAAAAGTAATTTTGAAGATCATTCTTTGACACATTTCCTACTTACAGACAACACCGTGATTAAAAAGAATGCATATAACATTCCTGAACCTGTGGATGGAATTGAAGTGCCTTCTACCAAAATTGACGTGGTTTTTGTTCCGCTATTGGCGTATGATATAAATGGACATCGCATTGGGTATGGAAAAGGCTTTTACGATCGGTTTTTAGCCGAATGCAAAGATGATGTGATTAAAATTGGTTTGTCTTTTTTTCCACCAGAAACAACGGAATTCAGTACAGATTCAACAGATATTCAGTTGGATTTTTGTGTGACGCCTGAGCGATTTTTTGAGTTTTAA
- the uvrC gene encoding excinuclease ABC subunit UvrC, whose product MTETLELQLKTLPTNPGVYQYYDKEGKLLYVGKAKNLKKRVTSYFTKKHEYGKTRVLVKKIESIKHIVVATETDALLLENNLIKKYQPRYNVLLKDDKSYPWICIKNERFPRVFPTRKMIKDGSEYFGPYTSMKTVRTLFDLIKGLYPLRTCNYDLSHEKINAGKYKVCLEYHLGNCLGPCEGYQTIQSYDAQIVAIREIIKGNFKDSLHQFKAQMKAHAEAMEFEQAQKVKEKIEILENYQVKSTIVNPKISNVDVFSIISDESFGYINFLQLSLGSIVRSHTLEIKKKLDETDKELLELAITEIHQRFQTNSKELYVPFEVEVGEKFKITVPKLGDKKRILDLSLRNAKYFRQERFKQIKLTDPDKHVNRIMSQMKKDLRLSEEPRHIECFDNSNIQGSNPVAACVVFKNGKPSKKEYRHFNIKTVVGPDDFASMEEVVYRRYKRLLEEEQPLPQLIVIDGGKGQLSSSLKSLDALGLRGKIAIIGIAKRLEEIYYPGDSIPLYLDKKSESLKIIQHLRNEAHRFGITFHRNKRSNSALNSQLETIPGIGEKTIVELLKKFKSVKRISAASLEEISAVVGNSRAKKIYDNFQKK is encoded by the coding sequence ATGACCGAAACCCTAGAATTACAACTCAAAACCTTACCAACCAATCCTGGTGTGTATCAATACTACGATAAAGAAGGAAAGTTGTTGTATGTGGGAAAGGCAAAAAATTTAAAAAAACGCGTAACTTCATATTTTACGAAAAAACACGAATACGGAAAAACACGTGTGTTGGTCAAAAAAATTGAATCCATCAAACATATTGTGGTAGCTACGGAAACAGATGCGTTGTTACTGGAAAATAATCTCATCAAAAAATACCAACCACGATACAATGTATTATTAAAAGACGACAAATCCTATCCGTGGATTTGTATCAAAAATGAACGTTTTCCACGCGTATTTCCCACGCGAAAAATGATCAAAGATGGTTCGGAATATTTTGGTCCATACACCAGTATGAAAACGGTTCGGACACTATTCGATCTGATCAAAGGACTCTATCCGTTGCGAACCTGCAATTACGATTTATCACACGAAAAAATAAACGCTGGCAAATACAAAGTCTGTTTGGAATATCATTTAGGCAATTGTTTAGGACCGTGCGAAGGTTATCAAACCATACAAAGTTACGACGCCCAAATTGTCGCAATCCGAGAAATTATCAAAGGAAATTTTAAAGATTCATTGCATCAATTCAAAGCGCAAATGAAAGCGCACGCGGAAGCAATGGAATTTGAACAAGCACAAAAAGTCAAGGAAAAAATAGAAATTCTAGAAAATTACCAAGTAAAATCGACGATTGTCAATCCAAAAATTAGCAATGTTGATGTCTTTTCCATCATTTCAGATGAAAGCTTTGGGTATATCAACTTTTTACAACTTTCGTTAGGTTCTATTGTGCGTTCGCACACGCTAGAAATCAAGAAAAAACTGGATGAAACTGACAAGGAATTACTAGAATTAGCAATCACAGAAATCCACCAACGTTTCCAAACAAATTCCAAAGAACTCTACGTACCTTTTGAAGTAGAAGTAGGCGAAAAATTTAAAATTACAGTTCCAAAACTAGGCGACAAAAAACGTATTTTAGACTTATCACTTAGAAATGCAAAATACTTCCGACAAGAACGGTTCAAGCAAATAAAACTGACCGATCCAGACAAACATGTCAATCGCATCATGTCGCAAATGAAAAAGGATTTACGCCTTTCGGAAGAACCGCGACACATAGAATGTTTTGACAACTCTAACATTCAAGGAAGCAATCCTGTGGCAGCATGTGTGGTCTTTAAAAATGGAAAGCCCAGCAAAAAAGAATACAGACATTTCAACATAAAAACCGTAGTTGGTCCAGACGATTTTGCGTCGATGGAAGAAGTCGTATATCGCCGATACAAACGTTTATTAGAAGAAGAACAACCGTTGCCACAACTCATCGTAATTGACGGTGGAAAAGGGCAACTTTCCTCATCGTTAAAAAGTTTAGATGCGTTAGGATTGCGTGGAAAAATAGCCATCATCGGAATTGCGAAGCGTTTGGAAGAAATTTATTATCCAGGTGATTCCATTCCGTTATATTTAGACAAAAAAAGTGAATCGCTCAAAATCATACAACATTTACGAAACGAAGCACACCGATTCGGAATTACATTCCACAGAAATAAACGAAGCAATTCTGCGTTAAATTCACAGTTGGAAACCATTCCGGGAATTGGTGAAAAAACCATTGTAGAATTATTAAAGAAGTTCAAATCGGTCAAGCGAATCTCGGCAGCATCACTCGAAGAAATTTCGGCAGTTGTAGGCAATAGCAGAGCAAAAAAAATATATGATAACTTTCAAAAAAAATAG
- a CDS encoding patatin-like phospholipase family protein: MKRWMFICITILSVSLAFAQKTDTSKQQDVRVGLVLSGGGAKGLAHIGALKIIDSLGIRVDYVGGTSMGAIIGSLYASGYTGKQIDSIFKKTDLNLLIQDELPRSAKTFYEKEDAERYAITLPFNNFKVTFPSSISKGQNVYNKLAQLLLHVENVDDFRKLPIPFLCIASDIEKGEQIILENGYLPDAITASGAFPSLFEPIPMGDRLLIDGGVTNNYPIHEIKEKNIDIIIGVDVQDDLAGREKLQSATGILTQINNFRTINDMKIKRTQTDIYIRPNINGFSVIDFDKGSELIDRGEAAGIVQLEALKAIAAQQQQKRNIVPVKAKDSIVINYIHLRGSENFPRSYVRGKLRFKTPAKIPFKKFTEGIGNLAATGNFTGIRYKRWNNEDGTQDMVLNLRERPSTMFLRLAAHYDDVYKTAGLINVTKKKIFFQNDVASLDFIIGDNIRYNFEYYLDKGYYWSIGIKSRFNTFERGVNFDLVSDNTSNPNLNRIDIEVSDFTNQLYFQTVVREEFVFGVGGEHKRLKIASETIGDDNQEETIFERSDFLSTFAFLKLDTYDNKYFPSDGLFFSGDFHWYLYSSDYNKNFEPFSLASAKIGYATPLFSNISLNISSEGGFKLGEPGTTSLDYVLGGFGNNFINNYISFLGYDFLSFAGDSFVKGTLTLDYNFLSKHHVNFTANYANAGNNIFDNGEWFTDPDFSGYAVGYGMETFFGPLQVKYSWTPDEEQDQLYFSIGFWF; encoded by the coding sequence ATGAAGCGATGGATGTTCATCTGCATAACAATATTGAGTGTTTCTCTTGCATTCGCACAAAAAACAGACACGTCTAAACAGCAAGACGTACGTGTTGGTTTGGTGTTGAGTGGCGGCGGTGCTAAAGGATTGGCACATATTGGTGCGCTCAAAATTATAGACAGTTTGGGCATTCGTGTGGATTATGTAGGCGGAACGAGTATGGGTGCCATCATTGGTTCGTTGTACGCTTCGGGATATACAGGAAAACAAATTGATTCCATCTTTAAAAAAACAGACTTAAATTTATTAATTCAAGATGAATTACCGCGTTCTGCCAAAACATTTTACGAAAAAGAAGACGCAGAACGCTACGCAATCACATTGCCGTTTAACAACTTTAAAGTGACCTTTCCATCATCTATTTCCAAAGGACAAAACGTATATAACAAACTAGCACAATTGCTCTTACATGTAGAAAATGTGGACGATTTTAGAAAATTGCCAATTCCGTTTCTCTGTATTGCTTCCGACATCGAAAAAGGCGAACAAATCATCTTAGAAAACGGCTATTTACCGGATGCTATTACCGCAAGTGGCGCATTTCCATCTCTCTTTGAACCTATTCCGATGGGCGATCGGTTGCTGATTGATGGAGGTGTAACAAACAACTATCCGATTCATGAAATAAAAGAAAAAAATATAGACATTATTATTGGTGTAGATGTACAAGATGATTTGGCAGGACGCGAAAAATTACAATCGGCAACAGGCATTCTAACACAAATCAATAACTTCCGTACGATCAATGATATGAAAATCAAGCGCACCCAAACTGACATATATATTCGCCCAAATATCAATGGTTTCTCGGTGATTGATTTCGATAAAGGTAGTGAACTTATTGATAGAGGAGAAGCGGCAGGAATAGTGCAGTTGGAAGCTTTAAAAGCCATCGCGGCACAGCAACAACAAAAGCGAAATATTGTACCTGTAAAAGCCAAAGATTCTATTGTGATTAATTACATTCACTTGCGTGGGAGCGAAAACTTTCCGCGTTCGTATGTGCGTGGAAAACTTCGTTTCAAAACACCTGCCAAAATACCGTTCAAAAAATTTACGGAAGGTATTGGGAATTTAGCGGCAACAGGAAACTTTACAGGAATTCGTTACAAACGATGGAACAATGAAGATGGTACACAAGACATGGTTCTCAATTTGCGAGAACGACCAAGTACCATGTTTTTGCGGTTAGCGGCACATTACGATGATGTATACAAAACGGCTGGCTTAATCAATGTAACGAAGAAAAAAATATTCTTTCAAAATGATGTAGCATCGCTCGATTTTATCATTGGCGACAACATTCGTTACAATTTTGAATACTATCTTGACAAAGGGTATTATTGGAGTATTGGTATAAAATCACGTTTCAATACCTTTGAACGTGGTGTGAATTTTGATTTGGTTTCAGACAATACTTCCAATCCAAACTTGAACAGAATTGACATAGAAGTGTCCGACTTTACCAATCAACTGTATTTCCAAACGGTAGTTAGAGAAGAATTTGTATTTGGCGTTGGTGGCGAACACAAACGTTTAAAAATTGCTTCAGAAACCATTGGTGATGACAATCAGGAAGAAACCATCTTTGAACGCAGCGACTTTTTAAGCACCTTTGCGTTTTTAAAATTAGACACCTACGACAACAAATATTTTCCTTCGGATGGGTTGTTCTTTTCAGGAGACTTTCACTGGTATCTTTATTCTTCAGACTACAACAAAAACTTTGAACCATTTTCACTCGCCAGCGCTAAAATTGGCTATGCAACGCCGTTATTCAGTAATATTTCGTTAAATATTTCATCGGAAGGCGGTTTTAAACTTGGCGAACCTGGAACCACTTCTTTGGATTATGTATTAGGTGGATTTGGAAACAACTTTATCAACAATTACATTTCTTTTTTAGGATATGACTTTCTCAGTTTTGCAGGCGATAGTTTTGTAAAAGGAACGCTTACCTTAGATTATAATTTTCTTTCCAAACATCATGTAAACTTCACGGCAAACTACGCCAATGCTGGAAACAACATCTTTGACAATGGCGAATGGTTTACCGATCCAGACTTTAGTGGATATGCAGTTGGCTATGGAATGGAAACCTTTTTTGGTCCGTTGCAAGTCAAATATTCTTGGACACCAGACGAAGAACAAGATCAACTCTATTTCAGTATTGGATTTTGGTTTTAA
- a CDS encoding lipoprotein signal peptidase, protein MSLKKAIGIIVLVLLIDQISKIYIKTNFAIGDKIIVFDWFEILFVENRGMAWGVELPGSYGKLFLTLFRLFAITAIGYWLYDSVKKHSSRILIIAVSLIFAGALGNIIDSVFYGVIFNGSEGQIASFLPEEGGYAPVFYGRVVDMLHFPLIDTTWPEWMPWLGGDRLTFFDPVFNIADSAITVGVALLIIFNKKAFPKKKKEENKEVVEETVMVAPKE, encoded by the coding sequence ATGTCATTAAAAAAAGCTATTGGAATCATTGTTTTGGTCTTACTCATTGATCAAATCAGTAAAATATATATCAAAACCAATTTTGCAATCGGCGATAAAATCATCGTATTTGATTGGTTTGAAATTCTTTTTGTAGAAAACAGAGGAATGGCTTGGGGCGTAGAGCTTCCAGGAAGTTATGGAAAACTATTCCTTACTTTATTCCGTTTGTTTGCCATCACCGCAATTGGATATTGGCTGTACGATTCGGTCAAAAAACACAGTTCTAGGATCTTAATCATTGCCGTTTCCCTCATCTTTGCAGGCGCGTTAGGAAACATCATTGATTCAGTATTTTACGGAGTTATCTTTAACGGAAGTGAAGGGCAAATAGCAAGCTTCTTACCCGAAGAAGGCGGTTATGCACCTGTATTTTACGGACGTGTGGTAGACATGCTGCATTTTCCACTAATCGACACCACGTGGCCCGAATGGATGCCGTGGTTGGGTGGCGATCGCCTAACATTCTTTGATCCTGTATTCAACATTGCCGATTCTGCCATTACCGTCGGAGTTGCCTTATTGATCATCTTCAACAAAAAAGCATTTCCTAAAAAGAAGAAAGAAGAAAACAAAGAAGTTGTAGAAGAAACAGTAATGGTAGCTCCTAAAGAATAA